A DNA window from bacterium contains the following coding sequences:
- the mfd gene encoding transcription-repair coupling factor — MDDHAAAGGTGAPDRGRGLLHATFADHVAGEGLFEAVARVESALKPGPDGPVLLSGLYGGAGALLLAGWFHAAGRTGLVVTPDRQSADQLADDLEAWLGPDNVVHLPQQEVLAFDHNSPEPAMVGDFMDGLQRLVAGGRQIVVTSISGLRQRIIAPGTLERAALRLKVDQRVDVDAFCLELARRGYRPAGMVAKVGDFARRGGLLDVFTPGAEPLRIEFFDDEIVSLRRFDVETQRTTTRGDEALVLPVSHLLLDDDAVLAVLGRTEEALAAAGADADPDFIHDLEARLDDRLADDGLETYLPWTGPVATVADYLPAGGAVFWWDPVRLSEQSELLDGEIPRLRAGRLEREPALPEVAELVAPAAELALPRLQHLWVTGGWIAGDENARWLDRDPVAQLAFATTGQQLRGGDVARLREDLRTREAAGQTVLLTCDNRGQADRLAELLDDVDDRPPATRPRVGSLSAGFTWPDARVALLTDHEFFERYRRPTRVRHRSSGLVKERASLVPGEFVVHLEYGIGRYRGLKVITVEGVERECLQVEYADEGLVYVPVENIDQVERYSSDQGANPPLARLGSGSWLKVKGKARKAIRAMAAELIELYAARAARPGFAFPPDAPLQRALEESFLYDETPDQLTAIADTKRDMEDTQPMDRLVCGDVGFGKTEVAIRAAFKAVLAGKQVAVLCPTTLLAQQHGETFGERFREFPVKVETLSRFRSPAEQKEILARAATGKVDVLIGTHRLLSRDVKLKDLGLLIVDEEQRFGVKHKERLKELRRLVDVMTLSATPIPRTLYLALAGARDMSLINTPPRDRLPIHTELCAFSKQTLVEAILRELHRGGQVFFVHNRVQTIEGTAQLIRELLPNVRVAWAHGQMKEEKLEHIMTDFLDQKFDVLVATAIIESGLDMPRVNTIIIDRADRFGLAQLYQLRGRVGRGNQRAFAYLMTPPGERLTADARRRLAALEEFQALGSGYHIAMRDLEIRGAGNLLGEEQHGHMEAIGFDLYCRLLEETVAELQGGGGVAPLDVKVELRVSAYLPDDYVGDAQQKMDLYRRVARTRKAAACLRLRDEFRDRYGQLPPAVENLLKIQSLRIRAGALGIDEIKGGRQGLDFFFAGGQEPPAPIIQGLLETGPKGLQFKAVEQFIMKVPAAREEQLVVASVMLDRLAELSGKE; from the coding sequence ATGGACGACCACGCCGCCGCGGGCGGCACCGGCGCTCCCGACCGGGGACGCGGGCTGCTGCACGCCACCTTCGCCGACCACGTCGCGGGCGAGGGCCTCTTCGAGGCCGTCGCGAGGGTGGAGTCCGCCCTCAAGCCGGGCCCGGACGGCCCGGTGCTCCTGTCCGGCCTGTACGGCGGCGCCGGCGCCCTGCTCCTGGCGGGATGGTTCCACGCGGCGGGCCGCACCGGACTCGTCGTCACCCCCGACCGGCAGTCGGCCGACCAGCTCGCCGACGACCTCGAGGCGTGGCTCGGCCCGGACAACGTCGTGCATCTGCCCCAGCAGGAAGTCCTCGCCTTCGACCACAACAGCCCCGAGCCGGCCATGGTGGGCGACTTCATGGACGGCCTGCAGCGCCTCGTGGCCGGAGGCCGTCAGATCGTCGTCACATCGATCAGCGGCCTGCGGCAGCGCATCATCGCCCCGGGCACCCTCGAACGGGCGGCGCTGCGCCTGAAGGTCGACCAGCGGGTCGACGTCGACGCTTTCTGCCTCGAGCTCGCCCGGCGCGGCTATCGCCCGGCGGGCATGGTGGCCAAGGTGGGCGACTTCGCCCGCCGCGGCGGCCTGCTCGACGTCTTCACTCCGGGCGCCGAACCCCTGCGCATCGAGTTCTTCGACGACGAGATCGTTTCCCTGCGCCGCTTCGATGTGGAGACCCAGCGCACCACCACCAGGGGCGACGAGGCGCTCGTGCTGCCGGTCAGCCACCTGCTCCTCGACGACGACGCGGTCCTGGCGGTGCTGGGCCGGACGGAGGAGGCCCTCGCTGCGGCGGGTGCCGACGCCGATCCCGACTTCATCCACGACCTCGAGGCCCGCCTCGACGACCGCCTCGCCGACGACGGCCTCGAGACCTACCTGCCCTGGACCGGTCCGGTGGCGACGGTCGCCGACTACCTGCCCGCGGGCGGCGCCGTGTTCTGGTGGGATCCGGTCCGCCTGTCCGAGCAGTCCGAGCTGCTCGATGGCGAGATCCCCCGCCTGCGCGCCGGCCGCCTCGAACGCGAACCGGCCCTGCCGGAAGTGGCCGAGCTCGTGGCCCCGGCGGCGGAGCTCGCCCTGCCGCGGCTGCAGCACCTGTGGGTGACCGGCGGCTGGATCGCCGGCGACGAGAACGCCCGCTGGCTCGACCGCGATCCGGTCGCCCAGTTGGCCTTCGCGACGACGGGCCAGCAGCTCCGGGGCGGCGACGTGGCGCGCCTGCGCGAGGACCTGCGCACCCGCGAGGCCGCGGGCCAGACCGTGCTGCTCACCTGCGACAACCGCGGCCAGGCCGACCGGCTGGCCGAGCTGCTGGACGACGTCGACGACCGCCCACCCGCCACCCGGCCGCGGGTCGGGAGCCTCAGCGCCGGCTTCACCTGGCCCGACGCCCGCGTGGCCCTGCTCACCGACCACGAGTTCTTCGAGCGCTACCGCCGGCCCACCCGGGTGCGCCACCGCAGCAGCGGCCTGGTCAAGGAGCGGGCGTCGCTGGTGCCGGGCGAGTTCGTCGTGCACCTCGAATACGGCATCGGGCGCTATCGGGGCCTGAAGGTGATCACCGTCGAAGGCGTGGAGCGCGAGTGTCTCCAGGTGGAATACGCCGACGAGGGCCTCGTCTACGTGCCGGTCGAGAACATCGACCAGGTCGAGCGCTACAGCTCCGACCAGGGGGCCAACCCGCCGCTCGCGCGCCTCGGCTCGGGCAGCTGGCTGAAGGTCAAGGGCAAGGCGCGCAAGGCGATCCGGGCCATGGCGGCCGAGCTGATCGAGCTCTATGCGGCCCGCGCGGCCCGGCCGGGCTTCGCCTTCCCGCCCGACGCGCCGCTGCAGCGGGCCCTCGAGGAGTCGTTCCTCTACGACGAGACACCCGACCAGCTCACGGCCATCGCCGACACCAAGCGCGACATGGAGGACACCCAGCCCATGGACCGCCTCGTCTGCGGCGACGTGGGCTTCGGCAAGACCGAAGTGGCCATCCGGGCGGCCTTCAAGGCGGTCCTGGCCGGCAAGCAGGTCGCCGTGCTCTGCCCGACCACCCTGCTCGCCCAGCAGCACGGCGAGACCTTCGGCGAGCGCTTCCGCGAGTTCCCGGTCAAGGTCGAGACCCTCAGCCGCTTCCGGTCGCCCGCCGAGCAGAAGGAGATCCTCGCCCGCGCGGCCACGGGCAAGGTGGACGTGCTCATCGGCACCCACCGCCTCCTCTCGCGCGACGTGAAGCTGAAGGACCTCGGCCTCCTGATCGTCGACGAGGAGCAGCGCTTCGGCGTCAAGCACAAGGAGCGCCTGAAGGAACTGCGCCGGCTGGTCGACGTCATGACCCTCAGCGCCACGCCCATTCCGCGCACCCTCTACCTGGCCCTCGCCGGCGCCCGCGACATGAGCCTGATCAACACGCCGCCGCGCGACCGCCTGCCCATCCACACCGAACTGTGCGCCTTCAGCAAGCAGACCCTGGTCGAGGCGATCCTGCGCGAGCTGCACCGGGGCGGCCAGGTCTTCTTCGTGCACAACCGGGTGCAGACCATCGAGGGCACCGCCCAGCTCATCCGCGAGCTCCTGCCGAACGTGCGCGTCGCCTGGGCCCACGGCCAGATGAAGGAGGAGAAGCTCGAGCACATCATGACCGACTTCCTCGACCAGAAGTTCGATGTGCTCGTCGCCACCGCCATCATCGAGTCGGGCCTGGACATGCCGCGGGTGAACACGATCATCATCGACCGCGCCGACCGCTTCGGGCTGGCCCAGCTCTACCAGCTGCGCGGACGGGTCGGTCGCGGCAACCAGCGCGCCTTCGCCTACCTGATGACCCCGCCCGGCGAACGGCTCACCGCCGACGCCCGCCGGCGCCTGGCGGCCCTCGAGGAGTTCCAGGCCCTGGGCTCGGGCTACCACATCGCCATGCGCGACCTCGAGATCCGCGGCGCCGGCAACCTGCTCGGCGAGGAGCAGCACGGCCACATGGAGGCCATCGGCTTCGACCTCTACTGCCGCCTGCTCGAGGAAACGGTCGCGGAACTCCAGGGCGGCGGCGGCGTTGCACCGCTCGACGTGAAGGTCGAGCTGCGCGTCTCGGCCTACCTGCCCGACGACTACGTCGGGGACGCCCAGCAGAAGATGGACCTCTACCGCCGCGTCGCCCGCACCCGCAAGGCGGCCGCCTGCCTGCGCCTGCGGGACGAGTTCCGCGACCGCTACGGGCAGCTGCCGCCCGCGGTGGAGAACCTGCTGAAGATCCAGAGCCTGCGCATCCGGGCCGGCGCCCTGGGCATCGACGAGATCAAGGGCGGCCGGCAGGGCCTCGATTTCTTTTTCGCTGGCGGGCA